One Vigna unguiculata cultivar IT97K-499-35 chromosome 7, ASM411807v1, whole genome shotgun sequence genomic region harbors:
- the LOC114191998 gene encoding protein DEHYDRATION-INDUCED 19 homolog 3-like, protein MDGDSSWSARLSSASRRYQSALQSRSDMFMGFDENDGDDDIREEFLCPFCSEYFDIVGLCCHIDEEHPMEAKNGVCPVCALRVGVDMVAHITLQHGSIFKMQRKRKSRKGGSYSTLSLLRKELREGNLQSLFGGSSCIVSSSNAADPLLSSFILPLANEHTSSQPHLHTEARSSKKGSDESVSTRNVETSTLSVKDKEEKAKRCEFVQGLLLSTILDDNL, encoded by the exons ATGGACGGTGATTCCTCTTGGAGTGCTCGTCTCTCTTCCGCCTCCAGGCGCTACCAATCGGCTCTCCAATCTCGATCAG ACATGTTCATGGGTTTCGATGAAAATGATGGGGACGATGATATAAGGGAGGAGTTTCTCTGCCCATTTTGTTCCGAGTACTTTGATATTGTTGGATTATGCTGCCACATTGATGAAGAACATCCAATGGAAGCAAAAAATGGA GTATGTCCAGTTTGTGCATTGAGGGTGGGGGTTGATATGGTAGCACATATAACCCTACAACATGGGAGTATATTTAAG ATGCAGCGAAAAAGGAAATCACGGAAAGGTGGATCTTATTCAACACTATCATTATTGAGGAAGGAGCTACGAGAAGGAAATTTGCAGTCCCTTTTTGGTGGATCTTCATGTATAGTGTCCTCGTCTAATGCAGCTGATCCACTGTTGTCATCATTTATACTGCCTTTAGCTAATGAACATACCAGCTCTCAGCCTCACTTGCACACTGAGGCAAGATCATCTAAAAAAGGCTCAGATGAGAGTGTGTCAACAAG AAATGTGGAGACATCAACCTTGTCAGTTAAGGATAAGGAGGAGAAGGCAAAAAGATGCGAGTTTGTTCAAGGGCTGTTGCTGTCCACCATACTTGATGACAATTTATGA
- the LOC114191996 gene encoding uncharacterized protein LOC114191996 isoform X1, whose product MDFGISVVNFLSYFFFCRLVNQIHGGMVRGGRFSGKRNFRKKVRSKEGGSDDSDEDYVVSDDGREVSDYYCSSLDGCASEDSFGSFLAEEDEEFQTVRNFNRSKAKKSTAIRPKNASKNSHQRERIKYAEEEEEEDEEELEEEEEEEEEEEYKVEEEEEEEEIQEARNFSRPKAKNGVCSKKRSAGKISSKRGRKIHTEQLEEEEEEVKLEEEEEEEKEKVDRDGNDEEEEGDRDGEDEDFDYEDEDEDDEFFPEEDDYSDEEEEMRGKKKTNDGMKMVKKVFQKKRSSVVSTRGRKRQSSRATKKPLRKKRRKNGRLRKKVRCEDEDEDDFIDNSPTMTTSKKKRGQKRKRVLLSDSEYASSGSSDFEFTISEEEREQVREAKKLCGNLRNNLRSSSHLINNEEVGAHEEQVQLRKPPARKGKEKIEEPQGRKGKEKVEVKSEMGKQVCGICLSEEDKRRVRGVLNCCTHFFCFACIMEWAKVESRCPLCKQRFKTISKPARSTTGIDLREVVIQVPERDQVYQPSEEELRSYIDPYEYVICSECHQGGDDGLMLLCDICDSPAHTYCVGLGREVPEGNWYCEGCRPVALGSSSSQVQEGVADPRLTIQNLPVRPPPALHVRESIDLNLISSPRAAFNQGFGHLPSSRFSGRSVEGSSPVSGGAPTLSERRWIHRQIQQLLSIDRMAATPGRTTNGFSATSSTSNLYSTQIDQSRGTATLHARTQDVGTSYHTFFDDRLCNNTSPLMQNGPLWPGLMATPPVPDCEQVHQFSRSNIVPDDGLSTAVREETNFHTAKEQLQSMVKSHLKSLSQNIDLGHSTFKDVARSSMHTILAACDLEHKNSEVCNVPPPSACPHMELMAGGPTSLIKGCCSSCFDSFVGDVVKRVLDTRVSSQWLRLGL is encoded by the exons ATGGATTTTGGGATCTCTGTAGTTAATTTTCtctcttacttttttttttgtagattgGTAAATCAGATCCATGGTGGG ATGGTTAGGGGAGGAAGGTTTAGTGGCAAACGCAACTTCAGAAAAAAGGTTCGGTCAAAGGAGGGAGGATCCGATGATTCGGATGAGGACTATGTGGTTTCAGATGATGGCAGAGAGGTATCTGACTACTATTGCTCCTCCCTTGATGGATGTGCATCAGAGGATAGTTTTGGGAGTTTTTTGGCAGAGGAGGATGAGGAATTTCAAACAGTGAGGAATTTCAATAGATCCAAGGCAAAAAAGAGCACTGCTATTAGGCCGAAAAATGCCAGTAAAAACTCGCACCAGAGGGAAAGGATTAAATATGcagaagaggaggaagaagaggacGAGGAGGAGttggaagaagaggaagaggaagaggaggaagaagaataCAAAgtggaggaagaggaggaggaggaggaaatTCAAGAGGCGAGGAATTTCAGTAGACCAAAGGCAAAAAATGGTGTATGCAGTAAGAAAAGAAGTGCAGGAAAAATCTCCTCAAAGAGGGGAAGGAAAATACACACAGAACAActggaagaggaggaggaagaggtCAAactagaggaggaggaggaggaagagaaggagaaggtggATAGAGATGGAAATGACGAAGAAGAGGAGGGAGATAGAGATGGAGAGGATGAAGATTTTGActatgaggatgaggatgaggatgatgAGTTTTTCCCTGAGGAAGATGATTATTCagatgaggaagaagaaatgAGAGGGAAAAAGAAGACCAATGATGGCATGAAAATGGTCAAAAAGGTTTTTCAGAAGAAAAGGTCCTCTGTAGTTTCGACTAGAGGTAGAAAAAGGCAGAGTTCTAGAGCAACAAAGAAGCCcttgagaaagaaaagaagaaagaatgggAGGTTAAGGAAGAAAGTAAGatgtgaagatgaagatgaagatgattttATAGATAATAGCCCAACCATGACAACAAGTAAGAAAAAACGGGGCCAGAAGAGAAAAAGGGTACTTCTTTCAGATTCAGAATATGCATCTTCTGGATCGTCTGATTTTGAGTTTACTATATCTGAAGAAGAGAGAGAACAGGTGCGAGAAGCCAAAAAATTGTGTGGAAATTTGAGAAATAACTTGAGGAGTTCATCCCATCTAATAAACAATGAAGAGGTTGGTGCCCATGAGGAACAAGTTCAGTTGCGAAAACCGCCAGCTCGGAAGGGTAAGGAAAAGATAGAAGAACCTCAAGGAAGAAAGGGTAAGGAAAAGGTGGAGGTAAAAAGTGAGATGGGTAAGCAAGTGTGTGGGATTTGTCTGTCCgaagaagataaaagaagagtTAGGGGAGTACTAAATTGCTGTACTCacttcttttgttttgcttgCATTATGGAGTGGGCAAAGGTGGAATCTCGTTGCCCTTTGTGTAAGCAGAGATTCAAAACAATCAGCAAGCCTGCTCGGTCAACCACAGGGATTGATTTAAGAGAAGTGGTGATACAAGTCCCCGAACGTGACCAG GTTTATCAGCCCTCTGAAGAAGAACTCAGGAGCTATATTGATCCATATGAATATGTTATTTGTTCAGAGTGTCATCAAGGTGGAGATGATGGCCTCATGCTACTATGCGATATCTGTGATTCCCCTGCACACACATATTGTGTTGGTTTGGGGCGGGAAGTTCCTGAAGGTAATTGGTATTGTGAGGGCTGTAGACCAGTCGCTCTGGGATCATCAAGCTCCCAAGTTCAAGAAGGTGTGGCTGATCCAAGGTTGACAATCCAGAACCTTCCTGTTAGGCCACCTCCTGCTCTACATGTACGAGAAAGTATAGACCTCAACTTGATTTCCTCACCCCGTGCAGCTTTTAATCAAGGTTTTGGGCATCTCCCATCTTCTAGATTTAGTGGCAGAAGTGTTGAGGGATCTTCACCTGTATCTGGTGGAGCGCCAACGTTATCAGAGAGACGCTGGATACACCGTCAAATTCAACAATTACTTTCAATAGATAGGATGGCTGCTACACCTGGCAGAACCACCAATGGTTTTTCAGCTACCAGTTCAACTAGTAACTTGTATAGCACTCAAATTGATCAAAGCAGGGGAACCGCCACTCTTCATGCAAGGACGCAGGATGTGGGAACGTCATACCACACATTTTTTGATGACAGATTATGTAACAATACCTCTCCGCTAATGCAGAATGGGCCATTATGGCCTGGACTCATGGCGACACCCCCAGTACCAGATTGTGAACAAGTTCATCAGTTCAGTAGATCAAACATTGTCCCTGATGATGGCTTATCCACTGCTGTCAGAGAAGAGACGAACTTTCACACTGCGAAGGAGCAGTTGCAGTCGATGGTTAAAAGTCACCTGAAGAGTTTGTCCCAAAATATTGATTTAG GCCACAGTACTTTCAAGGATGTTGCAAGGAGTTCTATGCACACCATACTAGCAGCTTGTGATCTTGAGCACAAGAACAGTGAAGTTTGCAATGTGCCTCCTCCGTCTGCCTGTCCGCACATGGAACTAATGGCTGGCGGGCCAACTAGTCTGATTAAAGGTTGCTGCTCATCGTGCTTTGATTCTTTTGTAGGAGATGTGGTGAAGAGGGTTTTGGACACAAGAGTTTCATCCCAGTGGTTACGATTAGGTCTATAG
- the LOC114191996 gene encoding uncharacterized protein LOC114191996 isoform X2 — translation MMVRGGRFSGKRNFRKKVRSKEGGSDDSDEDYVVSDDGREVSDYYCSSLDGCASEDSFGSFLAEEDEEFQTVRNFNRSKAKKSTAIRPKNASKNSHQRERIKYAEEEEEEDEEELEEEEEEEEEEEYKVEEEEEEEEIQEARNFSRPKAKNGVCSKKRSAGKISSKRGRKIHTEQLEEEEEEVKLEEEEEEEKEKVDRDGNDEEEEGDRDGEDEDFDYEDEDEDDEFFPEEDDYSDEEEEMRGKKKTNDGMKMVKKVFQKKRSSVVSTRGRKRQSSRATKKPLRKKRRKNGRLRKKVRCEDEDEDDFIDNSPTMTTSKKKRGQKRKRVLLSDSEYASSGSSDFEFTISEEEREQVREAKKLCGNLRNNLRSSSHLINNEEVGAHEEQVQLRKPPARKGKEKIEEPQGRKGKEKVEVKSEMGKQVCGICLSEEDKRRVRGVLNCCTHFFCFACIMEWAKVESRCPLCKQRFKTISKPARSTTGIDLREVVIQVPERDQVYQPSEEELRSYIDPYEYVICSECHQGGDDGLMLLCDICDSPAHTYCVGLGREVPEGNWYCEGCRPVALGSSSSQVQEGVADPRLTIQNLPVRPPPALHVRESIDLNLISSPRAAFNQGFGHLPSSRFSGRSVEGSSPVSGGAPTLSERRWIHRQIQQLLSIDRMAATPGRTTNGFSATSSTSNLYSTQIDQSRGTATLHARTQDVGTSYHTFFDDRLCNNTSPLMQNGPLWPGLMATPPVPDCEQVHQFSRSNIVPDDGLSTAVREETNFHTAKEQLQSMVKSHLKSLSQNIDLGHSTFKDVARSSMHTILAACDLEHKNSEVCNVPPPSACPHMELMAGGPTSLIKGCCSSCFDSFVGDVVKRVLDTRVSSQWLRLGL, via the exons ATG ATGGTTAGGGGAGGAAGGTTTAGTGGCAAACGCAACTTCAGAAAAAAGGTTCGGTCAAAGGAGGGAGGATCCGATGATTCGGATGAGGACTATGTGGTTTCAGATGATGGCAGAGAGGTATCTGACTACTATTGCTCCTCCCTTGATGGATGTGCATCAGAGGATAGTTTTGGGAGTTTTTTGGCAGAGGAGGATGAGGAATTTCAAACAGTGAGGAATTTCAATAGATCCAAGGCAAAAAAGAGCACTGCTATTAGGCCGAAAAATGCCAGTAAAAACTCGCACCAGAGGGAAAGGATTAAATATGcagaagaggaggaagaagaggacGAGGAGGAGttggaagaagaggaagaggaagaggaggaagaagaataCAAAgtggaggaagaggaggaggaggaggaaatTCAAGAGGCGAGGAATTTCAGTAGACCAAAGGCAAAAAATGGTGTATGCAGTAAGAAAAGAAGTGCAGGAAAAATCTCCTCAAAGAGGGGAAGGAAAATACACACAGAACAActggaagaggaggaggaagaggtCAAactagaggaggaggaggaggaagagaaggagaaggtggATAGAGATGGAAATGACGAAGAAGAGGAGGGAGATAGAGATGGAGAGGATGAAGATTTTGActatgaggatgaggatgaggatgatgAGTTTTTCCCTGAGGAAGATGATTATTCagatgaggaagaagaaatgAGAGGGAAAAAGAAGACCAATGATGGCATGAAAATGGTCAAAAAGGTTTTTCAGAAGAAAAGGTCCTCTGTAGTTTCGACTAGAGGTAGAAAAAGGCAGAGTTCTAGAGCAACAAAGAAGCCcttgagaaagaaaagaagaaagaatgggAGGTTAAGGAAGAAAGTAAGatgtgaagatgaagatgaagatgattttATAGATAATAGCCCAACCATGACAACAAGTAAGAAAAAACGGGGCCAGAAGAGAAAAAGGGTACTTCTTTCAGATTCAGAATATGCATCTTCTGGATCGTCTGATTTTGAGTTTACTATATCTGAAGAAGAGAGAGAACAGGTGCGAGAAGCCAAAAAATTGTGTGGAAATTTGAGAAATAACTTGAGGAGTTCATCCCATCTAATAAACAATGAAGAGGTTGGTGCCCATGAGGAACAAGTTCAGTTGCGAAAACCGCCAGCTCGGAAGGGTAAGGAAAAGATAGAAGAACCTCAAGGAAGAAAGGGTAAGGAAAAGGTGGAGGTAAAAAGTGAGATGGGTAAGCAAGTGTGTGGGATTTGTCTGTCCgaagaagataaaagaagagtTAGGGGAGTACTAAATTGCTGTACTCacttcttttgttttgcttgCATTATGGAGTGGGCAAAGGTGGAATCTCGTTGCCCTTTGTGTAAGCAGAGATTCAAAACAATCAGCAAGCCTGCTCGGTCAACCACAGGGATTGATTTAAGAGAAGTGGTGATACAAGTCCCCGAACGTGACCAG GTTTATCAGCCCTCTGAAGAAGAACTCAGGAGCTATATTGATCCATATGAATATGTTATTTGTTCAGAGTGTCATCAAGGTGGAGATGATGGCCTCATGCTACTATGCGATATCTGTGATTCCCCTGCACACACATATTGTGTTGGTTTGGGGCGGGAAGTTCCTGAAGGTAATTGGTATTGTGAGGGCTGTAGACCAGTCGCTCTGGGATCATCAAGCTCCCAAGTTCAAGAAGGTGTGGCTGATCCAAGGTTGACAATCCAGAACCTTCCTGTTAGGCCACCTCCTGCTCTACATGTACGAGAAAGTATAGACCTCAACTTGATTTCCTCACCCCGTGCAGCTTTTAATCAAGGTTTTGGGCATCTCCCATCTTCTAGATTTAGTGGCAGAAGTGTTGAGGGATCTTCACCTGTATCTGGTGGAGCGCCAACGTTATCAGAGAGACGCTGGATACACCGTCAAATTCAACAATTACTTTCAATAGATAGGATGGCTGCTACACCTGGCAGAACCACCAATGGTTTTTCAGCTACCAGTTCAACTAGTAACTTGTATAGCACTCAAATTGATCAAAGCAGGGGAACCGCCACTCTTCATGCAAGGACGCAGGATGTGGGAACGTCATACCACACATTTTTTGATGACAGATTATGTAACAATACCTCTCCGCTAATGCAGAATGGGCCATTATGGCCTGGACTCATGGCGACACCCCCAGTACCAGATTGTGAACAAGTTCATCAGTTCAGTAGATCAAACATTGTCCCTGATGATGGCTTATCCACTGCTGTCAGAGAAGAGACGAACTTTCACACTGCGAAGGAGCAGTTGCAGTCGATGGTTAAAAGTCACCTGAAGAGTTTGTCCCAAAATATTGATTTAG GCCACAGTACTTTCAAGGATGTTGCAAGGAGTTCTATGCACACCATACTAGCAGCTTGTGATCTTGAGCACAAGAACAGTGAAGTTTGCAATGTGCCTCCTCCGTCTGCCTGTCCGCACATGGAACTAATGGCTGGCGGGCCAACTAGTCTGATTAAAGGTTGCTGCTCATCGTGCTTTGATTCTTTTGTAGGAGATGTGGTGAAGAGGGTTTTGGACACAAGAGTTTCATCCCAGTGGTTACGATTAGGTCTATAG
- the LOC114191996 gene encoding uncharacterized protein LOC114191996 isoform X3 — translation MVRGGRFSGKRNFRKKVRSKEGGSDDSDEDYVVSDDGREVSDYYCSSLDGCASEDSFGSFLAEEDEEFQTVRNFNRSKAKKSTAIRPKNASKNSHQRERIKYAEEEEEEDEEELEEEEEEEEEEEYKVEEEEEEEEIQEARNFSRPKAKNGVCSKKRSAGKISSKRGRKIHTEQLEEEEEEVKLEEEEEEEKEKVDRDGNDEEEEGDRDGEDEDFDYEDEDEDDEFFPEEDDYSDEEEEMRGKKKTNDGMKMVKKVFQKKRSSVVSTRGRKRQSSRATKKPLRKKRRKNGRLRKKVRCEDEDEDDFIDNSPTMTTSKKKRGQKRKRVLLSDSEYASSGSSDFEFTISEEEREQVREAKKLCGNLRNNLRSSSHLINNEEVGAHEEQVQLRKPPARKGKEKIEEPQGRKGKEKVEVKSEMGKQVCGICLSEEDKRRVRGVLNCCTHFFCFACIMEWAKVESRCPLCKQRFKTISKPARSTTGIDLREVVIQVPERDQVYQPSEEELRSYIDPYEYVICSECHQGGDDGLMLLCDICDSPAHTYCVGLGREVPEGNWYCEGCRPVALGSSSSQVQEGVADPRLTIQNLPVRPPPALHVRESIDLNLISSPRAAFNQGFGHLPSSRFSGRSVEGSSPVSGGAPTLSERRWIHRQIQQLLSIDRMAATPGRTTNGFSATSSTSNLYSTQIDQSRGTATLHARTQDVGTSYHTFFDDRLCNNTSPLMQNGPLWPGLMATPPVPDCEQVHQFSRSNIVPDDGLSTAVREETNFHTAKEQLQSMVKSHLKSLSQNIDLGHSTFKDVARSSMHTILAACDLEHKNSEVCNVPPPSACPHMELMAGGPTSLIKGCCSSCFDSFVGDVVKRVLDTRVSSQWLRLGL, via the exons ATGGTTAGGGGAGGAAGGTTTAGTGGCAAACGCAACTTCAGAAAAAAGGTTCGGTCAAAGGAGGGAGGATCCGATGATTCGGATGAGGACTATGTGGTTTCAGATGATGGCAGAGAGGTATCTGACTACTATTGCTCCTCCCTTGATGGATGTGCATCAGAGGATAGTTTTGGGAGTTTTTTGGCAGAGGAGGATGAGGAATTTCAAACAGTGAGGAATTTCAATAGATCCAAGGCAAAAAAGAGCACTGCTATTAGGCCGAAAAATGCCAGTAAAAACTCGCACCAGAGGGAAAGGATTAAATATGcagaagaggaggaagaagaggacGAGGAGGAGttggaagaagaggaagaggaagaggaggaagaagaataCAAAgtggaggaagaggaggaggaggaggaaatTCAAGAGGCGAGGAATTTCAGTAGACCAAAGGCAAAAAATGGTGTATGCAGTAAGAAAAGAAGTGCAGGAAAAATCTCCTCAAAGAGGGGAAGGAAAATACACACAGAACAActggaagaggaggaggaagaggtCAAactagaggaggaggaggaggaagagaaggagaaggtggATAGAGATGGAAATGACGAAGAAGAGGAGGGAGATAGAGATGGAGAGGATGAAGATTTTGActatgaggatgaggatgaggatgatgAGTTTTTCCCTGAGGAAGATGATTATTCagatgaggaagaagaaatgAGAGGGAAAAAGAAGACCAATGATGGCATGAAAATGGTCAAAAAGGTTTTTCAGAAGAAAAGGTCCTCTGTAGTTTCGACTAGAGGTAGAAAAAGGCAGAGTTCTAGAGCAACAAAGAAGCCcttgagaaagaaaagaagaaagaatgggAGGTTAAGGAAGAAAGTAAGatgtgaagatgaagatgaagatgattttATAGATAATAGCCCAACCATGACAACAAGTAAGAAAAAACGGGGCCAGAAGAGAAAAAGGGTACTTCTTTCAGATTCAGAATATGCATCTTCTGGATCGTCTGATTTTGAGTTTACTATATCTGAAGAAGAGAGAGAACAGGTGCGAGAAGCCAAAAAATTGTGTGGAAATTTGAGAAATAACTTGAGGAGTTCATCCCATCTAATAAACAATGAAGAGGTTGGTGCCCATGAGGAACAAGTTCAGTTGCGAAAACCGCCAGCTCGGAAGGGTAAGGAAAAGATAGAAGAACCTCAAGGAAGAAAGGGTAAGGAAAAGGTGGAGGTAAAAAGTGAGATGGGTAAGCAAGTGTGTGGGATTTGTCTGTCCgaagaagataaaagaagagtTAGGGGAGTACTAAATTGCTGTACTCacttcttttgttttgcttgCATTATGGAGTGGGCAAAGGTGGAATCTCGTTGCCCTTTGTGTAAGCAGAGATTCAAAACAATCAGCAAGCCTGCTCGGTCAACCACAGGGATTGATTTAAGAGAAGTGGTGATACAAGTCCCCGAACGTGACCAG GTTTATCAGCCCTCTGAAGAAGAACTCAGGAGCTATATTGATCCATATGAATATGTTATTTGTTCAGAGTGTCATCAAGGTGGAGATGATGGCCTCATGCTACTATGCGATATCTGTGATTCCCCTGCACACACATATTGTGTTGGTTTGGGGCGGGAAGTTCCTGAAGGTAATTGGTATTGTGAGGGCTGTAGACCAGTCGCTCTGGGATCATCAAGCTCCCAAGTTCAAGAAGGTGTGGCTGATCCAAGGTTGACAATCCAGAACCTTCCTGTTAGGCCACCTCCTGCTCTACATGTACGAGAAAGTATAGACCTCAACTTGATTTCCTCACCCCGTGCAGCTTTTAATCAAGGTTTTGGGCATCTCCCATCTTCTAGATTTAGTGGCAGAAGTGTTGAGGGATCTTCACCTGTATCTGGTGGAGCGCCAACGTTATCAGAGAGACGCTGGATACACCGTCAAATTCAACAATTACTTTCAATAGATAGGATGGCTGCTACACCTGGCAGAACCACCAATGGTTTTTCAGCTACCAGTTCAACTAGTAACTTGTATAGCACTCAAATTGATCAAAGCAGGGGAACCGCCACTCTTCATGCAAGGACGCAGGATGTGGGAACGTCATACCACACATTTTTTGATGACAGATTATGTAACAATACCTCTCCGCTAATGCAGAATGGGCCATTATGGCCTGGACTCATGGCGACACCCCCAGTACCAGATTGTGAACAAGTTCATCAGTTCAGTAGATCAAACATTGTCCCTGATGATGGCTTATCCACTGCTGTCAGAGAAGAGACGAACTTTCACACTGCGAAGGAGCAGTTGCAGTCGATGGTTAAAAGTCACCTGAAGAGTTTGTCCCAAAATATTGATTTAG GCCACAGTACTTTCAAGGATGTTGCAAGGAGTTCTATGCACACCATACTAGCAGCTTGTGATCTTGAGCACAAGAACAGTGAAGTTTGCAATGTGCCTCCTCCGTCTGCCTGTCCGCACATGGAACTAATGGCTGGCGGGCCAACTAGTCTGATTAAAGGTTGCTGCTCATCGTGCTTTGATTCTTTTGTAGGAGATGTGGTGAAGAGGGTTTTGGACACAAGAGTTTCATCCCAGTGGTTACGATTAGGTCTATAG